Proteins encoded within one genomic window of Coffea eugenioides isolate CCC68of unplaced genomic scaffold, Ceug_1.0 ScVebR1_1901;HRSCAF=2835, whole genome shotgun sequence:
- the LOC113756031 gene encoding uncharacterized protein LOC113756031, whose product MQMATVWKGSVAKPTEIPTPNASIWKTISRSTEIPGTNSNRHKLRKCTSLKVASSFTRVCLCAPISSYTEVFHGDVPPRRSNSYPRSKPVPIQQEIRTPSGRISTEGRKIFRGKSLTDDVLMRRFVIEEEAMMQLRRRNEMEIIRRRSAMRRKKLGPSPLSRMVLAEEE is encoded by the coding sequence ATGCAGATGGCTACAGTTTGGAAGGGTAGTGTAGCAAAACCAACTGAAATTCCAACACCAAATGCTAGTATATGGAAAACTATTTCGAGATCAACAGAAATTCCAGGTACAAATTCTAACAGGCACAAGCTAAGGAAATGCACCTCTTTGAAGGTTGCTTCATCGTTTACTCGAGTTTGTTTGTGTGCGCCAATCTCCTCCTACACTGAAGTTTTCCATGGTGATGTTCCACCTAGAAGGAGTAATAGTTATCCAAGATCAAAACCAGTTCCCATACAGCAAGAAATTAGAACTCCAAGCGGGAGAATTAGCACGGAAGGGAGGAAAATTTTTCGCGGAAAATCATTGACAGATGATGTGCTAATGAGGAGATttgtgattgaagaagaagCAATGATGCAACTTAGGAGAAGGAATGAAATGGAAATTATTAGAAGAAGAAGTGCCATGAGAAGGAAAAAACTTGGTCCGAGTCCTCTTAGTAGAATGGTTTTGGCTGAGGAAGAATGA